A stretch of Brassica rapa cultivar Chiifu-401-42 chromosome A08, CAAS_Brap_v3.01, whole genome shotgun sequence DNA encodes these proteins:
- the LOC103836356 gene encoding F-box protein PP2-B15, which produces MKMLPEACVANILSFTTPADTFSSASISSVFRLAGDSDFVWEKFLPSGYRRLISTWTHGSFSSKKELYRCLCESVLIDNGRKIFKIDKLSGKITYVLSARDLSITWSDQRHYWSWSHRSDSRFSEAVQLIMTDWLEVTGKIQTGALSPNTSYGAYLIMKVRERAYGLDLVPAETWVKVGNGGKKIGTSYLSCLDDKKQLMKRLFYGHRDQRTAKNEPRVRGDGWMEIELGEFETGGEGEEHDKEVVMSLTEVKGYQLKGGIVIDGIEVRPKR; this is translated from the exons ATGAAGATGTTACCAGAAGCATGCGTGGCGAACATCCTCTCCTTCACAACTCCTGCAGATACGTTCTCGTCGGCGTCTATCTCCTCAGTTTTCAGACTTGCGGGAGACTCTGACTTCGTGTGGGAGAAGTTTCTACCCTCCGGTTACAGACGACTCATCTCTACATGGACGCATGGGAGTTTCTCCTCCAAAAAGGAGCTTTATCGATGTCTCTGTGAATCAGTTCTCATAGATAACGGCAGAAAG ATATTCAAGATTGATAAGCTATCTGGGAAGATAACGTATGTTCTGTCGGCAAGAGATCTTTCCATAACTTGGAGCGATCAACGACATTACTGGTCTTGGAGCCATCGATCAGATTCAAg atTCTCAGAAGCGGTCCAACTTATAATGACGGACTGGTTAGAAGTAACCGGAAAAATCCAGACAGGAGCTTTATCACCGAACACGAGTTACGGAGCTTATCTTATCATGAAAGTGAGGGAGCGAGCTTATGGACTAGACTTAGTTCCGGCCGAGACTTGGGTAAAAGTGGGAAACGGGGGAAAGAAAATAGGCACGAGTTATCTAAGTTGCTTGGATGACAAGAAACAACTAATGAAGCGGCTATTTTACGGACATAGGGATCAGAGGACGGCCAAGAATGAGCCGAGGGTTAGAGGCGACGGATGGATGGAGATAGAGCTCGGCGAGTTCGAGACTGGAGGAGAAGGTGAGGAGCATGACAAGGAGGTTGTTATGAGTCTAACCGAAGTTAAAGGTTACCAGTTGAAAGGTGGGATTGTAATTGATGGGATCGAAGTCAGGCCTAAACGTTAA
- the LOC103836357 gene encoding malignant T-cell-amplified sequence 1 homolog, whose translation MFKKFSLEEVSSQNQVKASVQRRIRQSIQDEYPGLETVMEDLLPKKSPLIVVKCPNHLTLVVVNNVPLFFCIRDGPYMPTLRLLHQYPNIMQRFQVDRGAIKFVFSGANIMCPGLTSPGGVLDEEVDSERPVAIYAEGKQHALAIGFTKMSAKDIKSINKGIGVDNMHYLNDGLWKMERLD comes from the exons ATGTTTAAGAA GTTTTCATTGGAGGAGGTTTCATCGCAAAACCAAGTAAAGGCTTCAGTTCAACGTAGGATTCGCCAGAGCATTCAAGATGAG TACCCGGGACTTGAAACAGTGATGGAGGATCTACTTCCCAAAAAGTCTCCTCTCATTGTAGTGAAGTG CCCAAACCATCTTACCCTAGTTGTTGTCAACAATGTGCCCCTCTTCTTCTGTATCCGGGACGGGCCATACATGCCAACACTGCGGCTTCTTCATCAAT ACCCAAATATAATGCAGAGGTTTCAAGTTGATAGAGGTGCAATAAAGTTTGTTTTCTCTGGTGCAAACATAATGTGTCCTGGTCTTACATCCCCTGGAGGCGTTCTTGATGAAGAAGTTGACTCAGAAAGACCAGTG GCCATATATGCAGAAGGAAAGCAACATGCCTTAGCAATAGGCTTCACCAAAATGTCAGCCAAGGACAT TAAGAGCATCAACAAAGGAATCGGAGTGGACAACATGCATTACCTCAACGACGGTCTCTGGAAG ATGGAACGGCTGGATTGA
- the LOC103836358 gene encoding ATP-dependent Clp protease proteolytic subunit-related protein 3, chloroplastic — protein MASCLQASMNSLLPRSSPPLSLNSSGRRNSKAFRVKAAAKIPMPPINPNDPFLSKLASVAAQSPERLIARPLNADTPPYLDIFDSPQLMSSPAQVERSVAYNEHRPRTPPPDLPSMLLDGRIVYIGMPLVPAVTELIVAELMYLQWLDPKEPIYIYINSTGTTRDDGETVGMESEGFAIYDSLMQLKNEVHTVCVGAAIGHACLLLSAGTKGKRFMMPHSKAMIQQPRVPSSGLMPASDVLIRAKEVITNRDILVGLLAKHTGNSVETVANVMRRPYYMDALKAKEFGVIDKVLWRGQEKIIADVVPSDEFDKNAGIRSAERV, from the exons ATGGCGTCTTGCTTGCAAGCATCGATGAACTCTCTACTTCCACGCTCTTCTCCTCCTCTCTCTTTGAACTCGTCCGGGAGGAGAAACTCGAAGGCCTTTCGCGTCAAAGCCGCTGCCAAAATCCCTATGCCTCCGATTAACCCCAACGATCCTTTCCTCTCGAAGCTCGCTTCCGTCGCCGCGCAATCGCCCGAGAGACTTATCGCTCGGCCGTTAAACGCCGATACGCCGCCGTATCTTGACATCTTCGATTCGCCTCAGCTCATGTCTTCTCCTGCTCAG GTTGAAAGATCGGTGGCGTATAACGAGCACAGGCCAAGGACTCCTCCACCAGACTTGCCATCTATGCTTCTTGACGGGAGAATTGTTTACATTGGCATGCCT ctCGTGCCGGCGGTTACTGAGCTGATTGTTGCTGAGCTGATGTATCTTCAGTGGCTGGATCCCAAGGAGCCTATTTACATTTACATCAACTCCACTGGGACTACTCGTGACGATGGCGAGACT GTTGGAATGGAATCAGAAGGTTTTGCGATATATGATTCTCTGATGCAGCTTAAAAACGAG GTACATACAGTGTGTGTGGGAGCAGCTATAGGTCATGCATGTTTGTTACTTTCAGCGGGAACAAAGGGCAAACGGTTTATGATGCCACACTCCAAAG CGATGATCCAGCAGCCTCGTGTTCCTTCTTCTGGGTTGATGCCAGCCAGTGATGTCCTGATTCGTGCCAAAGAG GTTATAACAAACAGGGATATACTTGTGGGACTACTAGCAAAGCACACTGGGAAT TCCGTGGAGACTGTGGCTAACGTGATGAGAAGGCCATATTACATGGATGCATTAAAAGCTAAAGAATTTGGAGTCATTGACAAG GTTCTTTGGCGTGGTCAAGAAAAGATTATTGCGGATGTGGTTCCTTCAGATGAATTCGATAAGAATGCTGGGATTAGAAGCGCAGAACGAGTTTAG